In Plodia interpunctella isolate USDA-ARS_2022_Savannah chromosome 1, ilPloInte3.2, whole genome shotgun sequence, one DNA window encodes the following:
- the LOC128671463 gene encoding uncharacterized protein LOC128671463, with the protein MYMILLTITLHLTMAQDVTLNTLDNGPGILPFKLGPTKMITHYHSFLYYIDLDMISLTINSVKSQIDSFRSDLNNKTASLYEPHISHLYNKIEMLLEQIHSFQHTRSRRGLVDGLGSIIKSVSGNLDYTDAIKYDNAIKVLQNNEKQLETELNEHISLGKEWIAKHSIVLDSIVKNQNRLANSIDHILNSDASRDYDMIKYAHLAQYLIIISDNTDNLYEEIHNLENMVAFIQSKTTAHYMINISTLNSTISRLRQLYSEEQIINIDLREYYEIIKTGSYYVGNKLAIVFMVPIASPLTYTLYKLSIAPNKQNQILVPIQPYVAIQETDSMYIATECPKVNTWYICKEELQQKIRDNEDCIQHLIMDQSISSSCQFIHANLTSSALEKLDDQHYTISLPTTTRLHISCRQEYYKNLQGTYLVSVPPSCMLKTLDFVISNVQNRIKGHAVQIAELPTEELATSKLQPTVRLNSINLEHLHETNAKISLQHPATLQKNDLSSLYHTTIPSYTLLFGTFIFALILTLYWKLRRRSSKSKDEDIPKADYPDGHYSRIQDIKPKDVKIDISNIPAISTVRPTDSCRSAGGGVTRS; encoded by the coding sequence GATCCTCCTGACCATCACCCTTCATCTGACCATGGCACAAGACGTGACGCTTAATACCCTCGACAATGGACCAGGTATCCTACCTTTCAAACTTGGACCCACTAAAATGATCACTCACTACCACTCCTTCCTGTACTACATTGACTTAGACATGATTTCTCTAACAATAAACTCAGTTAAATCCCAAATTGATTCATTTAGATCcgatcttaataataaaacggcTTCTTTATACGAACCCCACATCTcgcatctttataataaaatagaaatgttaCTCGAACAAATTCATAGCTTCCAACACACCCGTAGCAGGAGAGGTTTAGTAGATGGTCTCGGTTCAATTATTAAGAGTGTCTCGGGTAACCTCGACTACACAGACGCTATAAAGTATGATAATGCAATTAAAgtactacaaaataatgaaaaacaattagaAACTGAACTAAATGAACACATAAGTCTAGGGAAGGAATGGATAGCTAAACACTCAATAGTACTAGACAGTATAGTCAAAAATCAGAATAGGTTAGCTAATTCCAttgatcatattttaaattcagatGCAAGTAGAGATTATGATATGATTAAGTATGCCCATCTAGCTcaatatcttattattatatcagacAATAcggataatttatatgaagagATCCATAATCTCGAAAATATGGTAGCCTTCATTCAAAGTAAAACTACAGCTCACTATATGATTAATATTAGCACGTTAAATAGTACTATAAGTAGATTAAGACAGCTCTATTCTGAAGAGCAGATAATTAACATTGATTTAAGGGAATATTATGAGATAATTAAGACGGGAtcatattatgtaggtaataaattaGCTATAGTTTTCATGGTACCGATTGCTTCCCCTCTCACCTATACACTTTACAAGTTATCCATCGCtcctaataaacaaaatcaaatacttgTCCCTATCCAGCCCTATGTAGCAATTCAGGAAACTGATTCTATGTACATAGCGACAGAATGTCCGAAGGTCAACACTTGGTACATATGCAAAGAAGAGCTGCAACAAAAGATTCGAGACAATGAAGATTGTATCCAGCATCTCATCATGGACCAGTCAATCAGTTCATCTTGTCAATTCATTCATGCAAACCTTACCAGCTCAGCCCTCGAGAAGCTAGACGATCAACACTATACTATCAGCCTGCCAACCACAACCAGACTACATATATCCTGTAGACAAGAGTATTACAAGAATCTCCAAGGAACCTATCTAGTGTCCGTCCCGCCTAGTTGTATGTTGAAAACGTTGGACTTTGTTATCTCAAACGTTCAGAATCGTATTAAAGGACACGCTGTACAAATAGCGGAACTACCAACTGAGGAGCTCGCCACATCAAAGCTTCAGCCAACTGTAAGACTAAACTCCATCAATTTAGAACATCTACATGAGACGAACGCTAAGATATCGCTACAGCATCCTGCGACATTACAGAAAAACGATCTGAGCAGCCTCTACCATACCACTATACCTTCATATACGTTATTATTTGGAACATTCATATTCGCCCTCATCCTGACATTATACTGGAAACTCCGTCGCAGAAGTTCAAAATCAAAGGATGAAGATATCCCGAAGGCTGATTATCCCGATGGACATTATTCCCGTATCCAAGACATCAAGCCTAAAGATGTGAAAATCGACATCAGCAACATTCCGGCAATATCCACAGTAAGACCTACGGATAGTTGCCGATCTGCGGGGGGAGGCGTTACGCGCAGCTAA